ACAACGAACTATGGCATCCCAGACAGATGGAGAGCAACGAATCATACAGATACTGAAAGAACAATTCCCTGAAGCCAAGTCTCTTAAAGTAGTCGATATTTCAGGTTAGTATCCCTGTGCAATACAAAATAACACACAATTGTAGTggcttttcatgtttttttctccatgatttctttcatttcacgTTGAGGTGTTAAATGCTGTTTCATTTCTTGTGGTGTCTTGATGAGCAGATAGTGACTTAGTTTAAATTTATTTCCTCAGCGGTGttgaaaatgattttcagtTAGTAAAAAGAAACAGCTCCGTTTTAGAGTAGACCTGTTAATGACATTATGCAACTAAGAGGCTGGCTATGGTTTTATGTAAAGGATTTATGTGCAATGTTTCTTAGGTGGCTGTGGGGCCATGTATGAAGTACACGTTGAATCACATGAATTTAAAGGGAAAAGAACAGTGCAGCAACATCAGCTAATCAACGAGgtattgtttcatttctttttaattattaaatgtcCATAATTACAGTTTACGTAATTAAGACAGGCATTGAGTATGTTCAGCAAAAATATATTAAGGACTAACCTGTTTTTGTCAtgattgaaaaatatatatatatatattttacagaaCTGTTTTACCAAGAGAGATGCTTGGACTCACACCTGCCTTTCTTTCTGTAGGCACTCAAAGATGAAATTAAAGCAATGCACGGACTCAGAATATTTACTGCTGTCCCTAGTCAATAAGACAAAGAAATGCAGGTGGCTGGGACATAATTTCCTTCTAGGCCATGGAGTGGACATTGGATGGCTGAACACAAAGaagaggaaaaggaaaacataGCCATCATTAACACATTGAATCTGAGGaactttttgtttaaagaaaaacttcTGAAAGGTTTTGGCTGTTACTGTTTTTCTGTGATTCTGCTAGTTCAAAAGAACTGTCATCTTGAAAGAGTGGTTTATGGCAGGGACtgaaatcatatatatataaagggttgtgctttaaaatgtaataaatacacCTTTTAGATTCTCAAACCTCAATTCTTGCAGATTATGATTATTTAATGGTTGTCTTTTTATGCTGCATCTTTATGGTTTAATTTCAAAAGCTACATTCAGTTGTCAGTGCAACAGGGATTTCATTGACTTTTGTCTTAACATATGACCATTTATAATAAATTCAATAAAActgtcattttgtgttttaatcgGTAATTGAGCAGAATTTTGTAGGTCTTTGTAGAATGATTTGGATATTGTTTTGCTGTAGGAACTTATAAGTTTAAGAAATTAATCATAATTGTATGTTGACCTAAAATAAAGCATTAGGTTGGAATGTTTTGAATAACATcagtgtgcaaaatgtacacagtTGTAATCTTGTTGTACACAGTTGTAAACAGTAAAGGtttcaaactttaaaaatgaaaaggcaatCTCTTTATTATTTACCAACATTATAGCAATTAAGAATTTGtagtcaatatttttttaatttgttggtTTCACcacatttaattataattataataattgcttacacttatatagtgcttttctggacactccagtcaaagtgctttacaggcaatggggactcccctccatcaccaccaatgtgcagcatacaccttaatttattaattttgttttgttctttactGAATACTAAGTAATATAGCCTAAGCATGATGGTTTTTAGCAAttgaaaaacttaaaaataGGATGACAATTTAAATTGTTTGGTTGAATGGTCTGTATGCTTTAGGTTATGGAGTATCTGGTGTTCCCAGAAGGTTTTTTTGAACACTAATACTCTAGTAATACAGGAGTCTCCTACATACTTTTGTTGTCTTTAGGTGCAATAGTATTAAAATTGAATCGGATCCAAGTAAAGATTATGTTGCAAGTCACTTTCATTGTGGTCAGTTTTCAGAAAgtctttgtgttttcttaagTATAACCTACTGAGCTTTCACAGCTATGGCCTTTGAACTCACCTTTTTTTACCACTTGAATGTAAGGTTTCAGTTTCAGAAATTTCAGTACATTTATCAGTGTGGATGAGTTTTATAGACTAGAGCATATCAGATATAAGATGgacattctttaaaatatttttctcagttTTCAATAAGTTCTGTCTCAGGCTGCCATTATCTCTCAGATGTGAATGCTTCTTATTTTTGTCCTTCACTTTTTTGCTTGTTCTTCGATGATTCTGCTTTTATCTGATAAATTCCCAAACACAATTCTATCGCAGGTCAAATGTTAACCTTCTGACCAAGGGAAGTAAACACATCATGTTTAATTTCTGACCTATTCTGAAGCTGCTATGGCCTTTTCTCATAGTTTTAAGATATCTTACATTTCTTGGAGTCCTCACATTTTACAGCATACGTGACTACTACAGAAGAGAACCATAAAGCACTAGCTGTGTGGGATAACTGAGCTGCTCCAACTCACTGTTAGTAAACACAATTAAACCTGTCTTCTTATGGAAACCTGTGTAACCTTCTAGCGCTATGACCGGGAATgtgtcttttaattaatttaatctatTAATGTGTTTATATGTAAATACAGAACTGACATACAGCATTCCCCGTGACAGAACATAAAACGAGAAAAATGAGCGAACGATAGCTTTAAATTGTGGGAGGAAGTGATTGTTTACACAGGAAGTAATGAGATACCGGAAGTGATTTTGCTGAATCAGTAGATGTGTCTAGTGCAGAATGGAAGAGAGATTAAGATGTTAATCATTAGTCTGTTTTAAAATCTGGTTGTAAAGCTAAATCATCTAAACAAAATTAACCCGATAAATTCATTTCTGATAATTTATCGGGTTAATTTTGGTTAGATGATTTAGCTTTACAACCAGATTACTTGTTTACAGATTACAACCAGATTACAACCAGTTTTACTTCAGGGtttttctttgtggtcattTGAGAAACTGAGTGAAATGATTCTTTTTAGGGAATCATGAAGGAGAAAGGGTTAAATCTTTGTGAAAGAGAGCGCATGTTTTATATTCGAATAAGCAGCAAAATTGGTTTGCAAGTAGCCAAGCAAACGCAGGAAGCGCTTAGTGTACTAATCAATTGTAACAGCGTCAAATTAAGGTTAAAAGGGGAAAAGTGCTTATTCACGTTAACAAATATAAGATACATACAAAGGACAAGCaggaggtgaaaaaaaaaacattcgtaGTGCTGCGTTTATATTATTCCAGTTTGCTGTGTTCATGGTTTTTATAATATGTGCCATTagtgtaatgtatttttttccatttttaaaataggaaACTACCTTCTTCATCCAACAGATGGAGCCATGTTTAGTTGGCCACTTATTTCTGTTTCCTTTCCAACAGCTCACTCAGTTTTTAGCTTTATGGTTCTTCTGTAGGGCTCACTAACATAttgcatttgccttttctgTATTCCTTTAGTTGAGGTACAGTTTTGAAAGCTCTGCTCGAAATATGCCCCCACCTTACTGAGACTGAAGTTCAATTGTAGATGTCCAGGCTAAAGTAGCTTTTCCCTGTTTTCTCTCACCTCTTCAGGTTTGCTCCAGGTAGGTCCCAGTACgcgtttttatttcctgttaagGAACCGTCTCTACGGAATGCAAGGCAGTACAAACACCTTGCTCTGGCTGTGGAATtaatactgtttaaaaaaaagaaaagacaaattcggCCCATTGGGATAGTACGTGAAttatttacaatattaaaatactggTGTTTAGGTGTCTTGAATTGCAAATGTAGGAATCTCGAATACTTCCAGATCTTCTTCGATATTAGTGCTAAATTGACATGGGCTGAATTTGATGTTCTTTTTGTATTGTACACCTTGTGAACGCGAACGTGTATGATGCATGCatactgattttaaaaaatagcacaCGGTTATAAAATCTTCTCCATAAATGTAATGGATTTATTCGCATTCCAATTGAATTTATTTAAAGCAGCTGTGAATTGAATTTATACAACGAATCAAAATTAATATTAGGTcttcttaaaatctttttacTTTGTTATTTAATGCTTAATAACCCAGTATtcatgtaattatttttctttgaaattccTAAATATGTACATTTTCTTAACATCGTTGTAAAGCGCCTAATACAATTCTTGGGCTCGACACTTCAATGTTGGAGTAGCTTCATTTCTGTATGTGCGATGTTAGGGGTACTTTGGGCATAAATACGCTTCCAGAGTGATATTATTGACGTTTATAACTTAACTATAATAGCATAATGGTTTGAGTTCTCACAGTTACATTGAAAATGAACTAATACGCACTACCAGTTAAAACCGCAAGGTGGGGCAAAGCTTTCACGGACATGGACTTCTGGTTCGATAAGTGTGATAATGATTAACACGAGACTCCTGTCTCTGTAGGATGAACGTTAAAGAAAGGATTAAGACCATTCTGAAACGTTTTGAAATTGGAAACAGTTTTTCTTACCAGTCATCAAAGCAGAGAGCATCAGTACTGATTCCATTGTTTGTGAAAAATGGGGAACTACATGTACTAATGACTGTTCGGTCATTCCAGGTTAGTGAGacgtttttaaatattaaaaaaataaataaaagtatccTTACGGAGAGTGAATTGTCCCGTGTAAATTCCCACGACTACATTGTTAAAAACTAGTACTTGATGTGTTATTTTCGTTTTATGATATTGCAAGAGTACCTCATTTAATTTTGTCATTATAATTGCTAGTTACAATAATTCCAAGATATTATTCCAAATAGTATTTTGGAATTGCTACCATTTGTGAGGTTTGGAGATGCACATTTGAAGCCTTTGAGCAATGAATTTTAGAGTGCACTTCATTGCGATAATAACATTACAGAAATTAATGTCCACATTTATATTGCCTATTATGTAAAGGTCACTGATAACTAACTCATCTATTAAagagatttaaagaaaaaataaattccattttgttttttacatataAAGTCTTAAATCCTTTTTATGAGATTTGCTTAACAGTGTCATACTCAAAAATTGTGCAAGAGAATTTAATGAATTAAGAactcattttcttcttaaatAGATACACATGCAAGGATTTATTTGTAGAGTGGCACTGAAATTCACTAACCCAATCCAATAATTTGGTAACACCTCTTTTCTCTTAGCTAAACACCAGTGGTGGTGAAGTGTGCTTTCCAGGTGGGAAGTATGAACCTAAGGACCACAATGAGATcgacacagcactgagagagactaGAGAGGAGATAGGATTGGTACCTGATCAGGTCGAGGTTGTCTGCAGGCTTTTTCCAGTTATGACAAAGGTAATCAccttttattataaataatgatTGATTTCCTCAGACAAGTGAGCTATTCAGTGCAGTTACTCTTCACTGTTGTCTTAAGgaacacattcattttttttgcacagtgacagtttcttttgttttgtggttttcctagtgtttccacCTGTGATGTACCAGCGTTGGCAGAAATGGTGTCTGCGATTCACATTTACTACTTAATGCAGACATGTTGTGAGAATGGTTCTGCAGAGTAAGACATTTGAATAAAGTATTCATAAAAATGGAGGGTGGTATCTTTTATGTAAAACTCAGTGTTAGTATTTTTGTACATCTGTCCTTTATAACTTTGCAGTCCATACAACCGACTGGCACCACCTGTAGCACACAGATCCAGATAGACAGGAAACATATCTTTTAACTTATTGTTAAAGCTGACATAGTCCGAACCACAGTTGGTACAGACTGCTTTGTTAGCTGGATCTCAGATCACAGTTGTCGAGAAGTCTTGATGGAATTTATTAAGCggttctaatattttttttatcagcgGGAAAACTGtttatctttttaatatttgaatagATCACTGCctttattaaattgttttgtttttcagaaattcatTGTGACGCCCGTAGTGGCATTCATTGAGGattctttccaggttcagcCAAACCCTGAAGAAGTGAGCGATGTCTTTACTGTTCCTTTGGACTACTTTATAAATCCAGCTCACCACTTTTCACTGGCCATTCCTGGTTCACCTGGGATCATTCATTTCTTTACCTACCTGGACACAGAGTCTGGCAAATCATATGTAATTTGGGGACTGACAGCAACATGGGCTTTGCTTGTTGCAGTCTTAGCACTTGGAAGGAAGCCGGGGTTTGAAGTGGGCTTTGATGTAAGCAACCCACTACCTCAATTCCAGCACAATCTAGAAACGAGGAGTAAGCTATAATCATTTTCCAGGTTCCTCAAAATCCACTTCAGATCTACTATAGGCTCTTGTGCTCTGGTCATCATTTTGCTTTAAGGGCTGGTAGGGGATTCTCTCAGTTCTTAATGGACTGATAATGTGTAATAGGTTTCAGATGCTTAAATTGAAACTCGTTAGTAaatatttctttgtattttggtgcacaaaaatgtgaagatgaTCACAAGATAGCAGTGATACGTTTACATATCCTTCAatgcagttttaatttgttaaatatctgttttctgGAAATGGTTCtagtattttcattatttataaaatgCAGGGCGTTTATAAtctatttgcattttttatggCTGGCACCCTATACAGCTCTGTCATTTCCATCTTTATTTGGCTGCACACTCATACTTTGTGTTGAGAGTGCACAGGTGTAACTGATCCATTCCTGATGCTAATTTTCTACCCATAATTAAATACGTGTGTATGCAGCAGGCTGGAAAATGGAGAGACTGTATTCTCAGCCAGCTTGCCAGAGGACAACAAGGCGGTGACTATCACCTGTAATTGAGTGCACTGGGAGGTAATTAGAATATTGGCCATTAAAGGGATAATTAACCATTTTACTTAAAGGTGCACAGTCTTGCACAGATGCAATGAGTAACGTTCGGAGATATTAGGAGCCTCACATCATTAATTGGGCAATTGGGTTTTGGTAGCAGTGTGACAGAGGATATTTCAGAGTCCTTCTGTTGTAATACCTTTACAATCTCTGCAATAAAGAGACACTTCAGTGTTGCTATCGTGAGTTTTTGTGTGCTCAGATCCCTGAAGCCACGTTACTCTGGGGTGGAGTCTCGGGATTAGTGCCCtgatggagaaaaacaaaagtgctgaccctgaatgttttatttttcattttgaaaatctgTGTGAAATAAATTTCCAGACACTGACAGCAGCTACTGATCCAGCTCATTCTGAGTGGGAGAAACTAGAGAAGAAAATGGGACCAATAGGCTGATGAGACCCAGCTCTGTGGTACGAGTAGATAGCAGATTAATTTCATAATCACCAGTACAAACTGAAAACATTATAAAGTAAAACTAAGTTTTGACTTTGCTGTCTAAGGTCTTTtagatggtactgtatgtattgtgatATACTCAGGAGCAGGGTGCTGTGGCGGGCACATTTTAAAGAGGTGGATTTCTGTAGAGCAGACGCACAGATGCACCCATAAGATCAAAACGGTGCCCTCTTATTTTTACagtgtaaggaaaaaaaacaaaacacaacctCTTATTTGAGCCTGAGCTGTCCATTAAGATCCCTTTCTCTAAAGCCAGGCAGCGTTAACCACATAACCACAATACTGTCTCTCTAAAAATCAAAACCTCTTGCCCAGAACTCACACGCCACAGCATGCCAATTGGTTGGTCATTCTGTCAGCTCATCTTTCCACTGGCACCGTGCTCAGGCTCCAGATTGCAGATGCACAACCCTGGAGGCCCCCACTTCCAGGTTTTGAAGTGTCACTTCACCAGTTGTTGTGCTTCAACTGGTCAGGTGACGGAGGATGGCAGGTCATGCCCCACCATTTCCTGAGGAAGATAATTAAGACAACAGCTGCCATCTTGTCTCCACCTACTGCTCTCTTACAGTATacactgtaaatacatttaGGATGAGACACTTGACTTTCTTCAGTCTGCCTAACTTTTTGTAGAAACATTTTTCCTACTGTTGATAACATTAGGCAAATGGAGATAAAAGTCCAAATTCAGGCTCAGATGCTCTTTGAGCTTTGACATCGGACAGGTTTATTGTACGTGATGTACAAGTATGTTACAAGACTTCACCATGCACCTATATTCTGAGTCTCTCGGCCTAGGTGCGGATGCGTGGGCCCATATTTATTTAGTTAATGGCGTTGCTATGGAAACAGCCTCGCTGGGCTGAAAGACTTGCTGCCATAGGCATCACTTAGTGATGATGAGTTCTGTCAGGGATGTAGCTCTTTTGAGAACAACAGTAAGCTTAACTACTAGTAGTAATACTGCAATTGAACAAAGATAAGCTGCACTCAGCCCCTCTGTGTACATTTGGTGCTATTTTTTGCtcgattttatttttccagtgtGCCACATATTTTTTTGATACTATCTAGTGAGGCATTAAGGGCAACATTCATTTAATTGATTCATTATAACATTCATTATATTGAAATAGATTAGTATGTTGTTTACTTAATAGTGAATGAGAGATGTAAAATGCAGTCTAGGAACTGGTTCATGCCTATAAGAGCACACCTGTTTAATATCCCTATCACTCCACTAGAAATCCCTAATTAATGGCAATTTTAATCCATGGTGCCTTGGGTAGAAAAACATCAAATTGTGGTTTCCGAACCTGCCAATGTCATGCATTCAAATACATTCAAGCGTCACAATAATAAAGACAACTTGACGTTTTGGACAGATAAAACCGGTGCAAAACGAAAAACGCAGACTAGAAACTATACAGTTGGGCACAATGTTGTGTTTTTGCAGAACCGTACTCTGTAACGTGTAAGCTGGAAAAAAAACGGCAGTTCTGAGTATGGGAAAAACGCCTAGACAGAACTGACGTACTATTGTACTACGATATTTGAGCAGCTAATGAAAATGATGTTAAATTTCCACATGGGAGACAAAAGACTGGTGTTTCGTCTTGATTCTCTTGAGGTGGTAGGTGCGTTTTTGACCTGCACATTTATCTTCAGTTTTACGGTAAATTGCTGTATCTGAGAGGAGGAATAAATCCGTTCAGCCATTGTACACATTCATTCTGTGCGCTACAGCCGAGGAGTATTGCGGTGAGCACAAAGGAATACCAtagcagctgcaggagcccagtggTTCCTGAGCATCTTTTCTATTTTCTGAAGCCCATAGTAGACATGGCAAAGGAAGGACCGGAGAAAACGGAAGAGACGGAGCATATGATAGAGAAGAATGGAGGCAAGGAGCAGGACACTGTCCTTGGGGCTGCAGACACTAAGGAGATGCGAGCCGTGGTGCTGACGGGCTTCGGGGGGCTTAACAAACTCCGGGTCACCAAGAAGCCGATGCCCGAGCCTCAGGAAGGGGAGGTCAAAATCCGCGTCAAAGCCTGGTAATTCGATTGAATTATTTCAAGTCCACACAGAAAATCAACAACACTTGCAGCGTTTTACTCTCATAGTCGTCGTTTAACAGGTAACCGGCGTGCTGTAACTGTGCGCTCGGCACCACAGGTTAGGGGCTCCTGCGGCTGCACCACTATCGGAGCAACTCCGAAGTTTGCGCATGTACTTGTACCCGATAGACGCGAAATGACATTGGAAATGGATGGTCGCAggttaattaactttaaaattgAACATCCTTCCTAATAATATAATAGAAGGAGTCCACATGTGGGGGAAAGAATAGAATTATACCACCACGCCCGCAAACAACACATTCTTTATGCAGGTTGTATAGGGCTGTAAGGGTAAATTAGAGATGTACCTTGTCTTCGTTCCGGAGTACAGTATTCATTAACGTTCAAGGATGTGTTACAATATGTATAGAAATTTCAAGTTAGAATATAATCATTGATAATACGGTTAGAGCGCCGAAGGGAAAGGACAGAAATATTGTATGTAACCAGTGCCAATATACTTACAGTAGCATACGGAATCTGTGGACTGGTAGCATTCTTTTACGAATTTATGCGCTAAAACACGTGATTTTTCCAGTGCTCCCGAAGTTCCAAATAAATACAATTGCTACAATATTCTAATCCTAACAAATTGTTAcgtaattaaattgttttttttcaatagaTCTCTTGAAAATAGTAGCACAGGTAATAAAAAAGACTTAAGaatgtttctgatgtctttgaTTTTCGTTCACGTCCCAAGTGTACGCTTATCATCCATAACCTGCGCTGTGCAAAACATCTCCAATAAAAGCcagcattttgttttgaatCGCTGATCCATACTGTACGTGCTGCAGTTATGCT
This genomic interval from Lepisosteus oculatus isolate fLepOcu1 chromosome 20, fLepOcu1.hap2, whole genome shotgun sequence contains the following:
- the bola3 gene encoding bolA-like protein 3; protein product: MISIMSFARLLRKSETLLITGQIQRTMASQTDGEQRIIQILKEQFPEAKSLKVVDISGGCGAMYEVHVESHEFKGKRTVQQHQLINEALKDEIKAMHGLRIFTAVPSQ